AAGACGTCAGCGCTGGCGTGCCTTGAAGCGCGGGTTGCTCTTGCAGATCACGAACACCTTGCCGCGCCGGCGCACAACCTTGCAGTCGCGGTGCCGCTGCTTGGCGGACTTGAGAGAGGAAAGCACCTTCACGGCGAACTCCTAAAGGAGAGGGGACAAAAGATCAAGCCCGGCAGTTTACCCAAGGTCGACGGCATGGGCAAGCCGGAAGCCGGTCTTGTGGTCAGCGGTCGCGCGCGGCGGCGTAGTGGGCCAGCTCGCGCAGCAAGGCGGCAGGGGAACCGAGACTTGCGACGGCCTGCAAGGCCGCGTCGGTGAGCTCGGCCAGCCGGGCGCGCGAGGCGGCAAGGCCGATGATGGACGGGAAGGTCGGTTTGGCCGCGGCGGCGTCTTTGCCTGCGGTCTTGCCGATCACTGCGGCCTCGCCTTCCACGTCGAGGATGTCGTCGCGTATCTGGAAAGCCAGGCCGACCGCCGCCGCATAGCGATCCAAGGCGGCGAGCGCCTCCGCCGTGGCGCCGGCGGTCAGCGCGCCGAGCCGGACCGCGGCGCGGATCAGCGCCCCGGTCTTGCTGGCGTGCATGCGTTCGAGCTCTTGGAGGCTCAGCACGCGACCGACGGCGGAAAGGTCTAAGGCCTGCCCGCCGGCCATGCCTTCGGCGCCGCAGGCGCGGGCAAGGGCATGCAGCATGTCGATCCGCCGCGCCGGCTCGATGGCGGGACAGCGGGCGAGTATCTCGAAGGCCAGCGCCTGCAGGGCATCGCCGGCCAGGATCGCCATCGCCTCGCCGAAGACCACGTGACAGGTCGGCCGGCCGCGGCGCAGGTCATCATCGTCCATCGCCGGCAGATCATCGTGCACCAGCGAGTAGGCGTGGATCAGCTCCACGGCGCAGGCCGCGGCGTCGAGTGCCGGCCCGTCGTCGCCGAGCGCGTGGCCGGCGGCATAGACCAGCAACGGACGCAGCCGTTTGCCGCCACCGAGCACGGCATAGCGCATCGCTCGGTGCAGTTCGGCGGGAGGCGCGGTGTCCGGAGGCAGGGCGGCGGCGAGCGCACGTTCGGCACGCTCGACCAGCGCCGTCAGCGCCGGGCCGAGTTCAGGCTTCGGGCTCAAAGGGTTCGGCGTGTTCGGGGGCGTCGGGATCGAGCAGCAGGCGGACGCGCAGCTCGGCGCGGTCCAGCGCCTGCTGGCATTGGCGATAGAGGCCGATGCCGCGTTCGAAGGCGGCCAGCGACGCCTCGAGACTGAGCTCGCCGGTTTCCATGCGGATCACCAGCGCCTCGAGTTCGTCGAGCGCGCGCTCGAAATCGGCGACCGAAGCGGTTTCGGCGGGAGGGACGGGAGCGGCCATGGGCCGCAACGCTAACCCAGCCCGGGTGAACGAATCAATCCGTGGCGGGGCCGGGCGCCGAAGCCTCGTGTGGGGCTCGCGCGAGCCGCCAGCGCGGCCGCGTGCCGGCGAAGATCGCCGCGCCGCGTGCGGTCAGCCAGCGATCGGCGACGCCGATCAGGGTGGTCTCCTCGTAGATCAGCGGGCAGACACGCCGCTGCCAGGGCGGCACGTCCGCCGCCTGGAACAGGTCGCGCAGCTCGCGGGTATG
The DNA window shown above is from Aerosticca soli and carries:
- the ykgO gene encoding type B 50S ribosomal protein L36; this translates as MKVLSSLKSAKQRHRDCKVVRRRGKVFVICKSNPRFKARQR
- a CDS encoding polyprenyl synthetase family protein, producing the protein MSPKPELGPALTALVERAERALAAALPPDTAPPAELHRAMRYAVLGGGKRLRPLLVYAAGHALGDDGPALDAAACAVELIHAYSLVHDDLPAMDDDDLRRGRPTCHVVFGEAMAILAGDALQALAFEILARCPAIEPARRIDMLHALARACGAEGMAGGQALDLSAVGRVLSLQELERMHASKTGALIRAAVRLGALTAGATAEALAALDRYAAAVGLAFQIRDDILDVEGEAAVIGKTAGKDAAAAKPTFPSIIGLAASRARLAELTDAALQAVASLGSPAALLRELAHYAAARDR
- a CDS encoding exodeoxyribonuclease VII small subunit translates to MAAPVPPAETASVADFERALDELEALVIRMETGELSLEASLAAFERGIGLYRQCQQALDRAELRVRLLLDPDAPEHAEPFEPEA